A single region of the Oenococcus kitaharae DSM 17330 genome encodes:
- a CDS encoding DUF6020 family protein: MRNGKLTIKSTKFKQVVSNKWLLSLLAATAFSVNFNPVDNFSAFTVIPERFAVSNLPIVMLVFAFVFVSLSQAKKENRTVGNSWKIIVSLLLSLLALLGETVSKTTTLDLLFSSKITFLISLVYWAGCAAFIYCFINFIVFLVHKMLSTQFAVKISKLPFPNAAYLFLILLILWIPLGVYLLPSTIGYDGARQINEFFNVSIPGLNFTYFPTNHHPWFATLVMGGIFKLGLFLFHSHTAAFYTHSFFLVTFSLFAYSGLISRIRRIAGSYVGWLVLLFLGLEPHFVAYAVCFDKTGWFLASSALFVTYLLDLLMLSDKKVRSSVFLTLATLLVCLFRNNGVYVTLVTLLVAFICMKESRRFLGAVLIVSLLFYEGWTRVFLTAFKVMPSSPAEMLVVPIQQTSFVVTRYPNILTKQDKKAINDVMYYRQIPRTYQPSFGDSAKNLFRYNSFLITAESIQDFKKNPNWWKNNIYKQRVHKYLLSWFVTGLKHPLLYLNATLDNQFLSIDPIPVRSFNTADPYGSASIYTGIPSDTYFVINSSYLEHVQPLVPSKQRIGLTNYLNIIMSIPLLNLFMSTALWNWLAISLLIYFIATKNKMGIIFTVPSLLTFLINLDGSVNGDHRYAIPIEIMLLVSLAVIKRNDPKQYLENE; encoded by the coding sequence ATGCGGAACGGCAAATTAACAATCAAATCAACTAAATTCAAACAAGTCGTTAGTAATAAATGGCTTTTAAGTCTGCTTGCAGCCACTGCTTTTTCTGTCAACTTTAATCCCGTTGATAATTTTTCGGCCTTCACAGTCATTCCTGAAAGATTTGCTGTTTCGAATTTGCCAATTGTGATGTTGGTATTCGCTTTTGTTTTCGTGTCTTTGTCTCAAGCGAAGAAAGAAAATCGTACAGTTGGGAATTCTTGGAAAATTATTGTTAGCTTATTACTCTCGTTACTTGCACTTTTAGGTGAGACGGTTTCCAAGACAACAACTTTAGATTTACTTTTTTCAAGCAAAATTACATTTTTGATTTCTTTGGTATATTGGGCTGGCTGTGCGGCTTTTATTTACTGTTTCATCAATTTTATAGTTTTCTTAGTTCATAAAATGCTGAGCACACAATTTGCGGTCAAAATTTCTAAATTACCCTTTCCAAACGCAGCATATCTTTTTCTTATACTGCTAATTTTGTGGATACCTCTAGGCGTTTACTTATTGCCTAGTACTATCGGATATGATGGTGCACGACAAATTAATGAGTTTTTTAATGTCTCAATCCCGGGATTGAATTTCACTTATTTCCCCACTAATCATCATCCTTGGTTTGCAACATTAGTCATGGGCGGCATTTTTAAACTAGGATTGTTTTTATTTCATAGCCACACCGCTGCTTTCTACACCCACAGCTTTTTTTTGGTTACTTTTTCTCTGTTTGCGTATTCGGGATTAATTTCTAGAATTAGAAGAATTGCTGGTTCGTATGTGGGCTGGCTCGTTCTGCTGTTTCTTGGCCTGGAGCCTCATTTTGTTGCTTATGCAGTCTGTTTTGATAAAACCGGATGGTTTCTAGCATCTAGTGCTTTATTTGTTACATATCTGTTGGACCTATTGATGCTGAGTGACAAAAAGGTCAGGAGTTCTGTCTTTCTTACTTTGGCAACACTACTGGTTTGCCTGTTCCGTAATAATGGTGTTTATGTTACCTTGGTTACTCTCTTGGTAGCCTTTATCTGCATGAAAGAAAGTCGGCGCTTTTTAGGCGCTGTGCTTATTGTATCTTTACTATTTTATGAAGGATGGACAAGGGTTTTTTTGACAGCTTTTAAGGTAATGCCTTCTTCTCCTGCTGAAATGCTGGTTGTTCCTATTCAACAAACTTCTTTTGTTGTAACGCGCTATCCAAATATTTTGACTAAGCAGGATAAAAAAGCGATAAATGATGTTATGTATTATCGTCAGATTCCTCGTACCTATCAACCGAGTTTTGGGGATTCTGCTAAGAATTTGTTTAGATATAATTCGTTTTTAATCACTGCCGAGAGTATTCAAGACTTTAAAAAAAATCCAAATTGGTGGAAAAATAATATATATAAACAACGCGTACATAAATATCTTCTTTCTTGGTTCGTTACTGGTTTGAAGCATCCTCTGTTATATTTGAATGCTACCTTAGATAATCAATTTTTATCTATTGATCCAATTCCGGTACGTTCTTTCAATACCGCGGATCCGTATGGATCGGCTTCAATTTATACTGGTATTCCATCTGATACGTACTTTGTAATTAATAGCAGCTATTTAGAGCATGTACAGCCGTTGGTGCCCAGCAAACAACGAATAGGATTAACGAACTATTTGAATATAATCATGTCAATTCCATTGCTTAATTTGTTTATGTCCACCGCTTTATGGAATTGGTTGGCAATCTCATTATTGATCTATTTCATTGCAACAAAAAATAAGATGGGCATCATATTCACAGTTCCCTCTTTGCTTACATTTTTGATCAACCTTGATGGTTCAGTTAATGGAGACCACCGATATGCAATACCGATAGAGATCATGCTTTTGGTCTCATTAGCCGTGATTAAAAGAAACGATCCAAAACAGTATCTTGAAAATGAATAA
- a CDS encoding acyltransferase family protein: MQKTQRKKRITYIDVARGIALLLVIVTHAGIGWWVNDGYAQWITNFIMIGNLPIFFFLSGFLFHDYSWKKRIINTLNNLIVPYIFGSLMIVALAWLLNWPVKSTLAGAIYGNGGHDLTLLGDLAPIGAIWFFLAMAISVLTFSLLVKLVNFTRLPEFSRRIIVLLTSLLIFFIIVRHEFVPYLWPFDIQSGLLGSTFLALGYLFKYLFDERTRQFHFIQTPYFALLCLAVWVYISKTNIFYFVSAVINGNAWQTLLAAFASIIVILDLAIWLDKKIHGWMAWIGRNSGMLMVTHDWVLIFLQVQLVNRYLYILHLNNYLGWTLAALIIAFLTFITAFLINRSHFVQTIFFQRNWPLKVQ; this comes from the coding sequence ATGCAAAAAACACAAAGAAAAAAAAGAATCACCTACATAGACGTTGCTCGCGGTATTGCCTTATTGCTGGTCATTGTCACTCACGCAGGTATTGGTTGGTGGGTAAATGATGGCTACGCACAGTGGATAACGAATTTCATTATGATTGGCAATTTGCCGATTTTCTTTTTTCTATCTGGTTTTTTGTTCCACGACTATAGCTGGAAAAAACGGATTATTAATACACTAAATAATCTGATTGTTCCTTACATATTTGGATCTTTGATGATTGTTGCCTTGGCCTGGTTATTGAATTGGCCAGTTAAAAGCACTTTAGCTGGTGCTATCTATGGTAATGGCGGACACGACCTTACTTTATTGGGCGATTTAGCACCAATTGGTGCCATTTGGTTTTTCTTAGCCATGGCAATCTCTGTTTTAACTTTTTCTTTGCTTGTGAAACTGGTTAATTTTACCAGGCTGCCAGAGTTTTCCAGACGCATCATTGTTCTCCTTACATCTCTGCTTATCTTTTTTATAATTGTACGGCACGAATTTGTGCCTTATCTATGGCCCTTTGACATACAGAGCGGCCTGTTGGGATCCACTTTTCTGGCTTTGGGCTACTTGTTCAAATATTTATTCGACGAGAGGACCCGACAATTTCATTTTATTCAGACGCCTTATTTTGCCCTCCTTTGTTTGGCTGTATGGGTATATATATCGAAGACAAATATCTTTTATTTTGTATCAGCTGTAATTAATGGAAATGCTTGGCAGACCCTGCTGGCGGCATTTGCATCGATTATTGTGATATTAGATTTGGCAATTTGGCTGGATAAAAAAATTCACGGCTGGATGGCTTGGATTGGACGGAATTCGGGAATGCTGATGGTGACGCACGACTGGGTCTTGATCTTCTTGCAAGTCCAATTGGTGAATAGATATCTTTACATACTGCACTTAAATAATTATTTAGGCTGGACCCTAGCGGCTTTGATCATTGCCTTTCTGACCTTTATAACTGCCTTTCTGATTAATCGCAGCCATTTCGTGCAAACGATCTTTTTTCAAAGAAACTGGCCGCTTAAAGTACAATAG
- a CDS encoding Wzz/FepE/Etk N-terminal domain-containing protein, producing MKTYSLLDLLKLLIKKWWIWLLAAIIFAGFGFAYSRMAAFRTYHANAVLTISHNYSNFGDNDKKNSDANALDLTQSDILLQNSIQALIKNSAITDDAKKTVAFSSGDVTVTSPDNSVLMHISASAANKRKAVRIVNALAASTKKVLPRILPAAGKVIVAQKATNTVRETGPSTRKFTLIGAALGLVLSGAVLLWNDIKDKLK from the coding sequence ATGAAAACATACTCTTTATTAGACTTATTAAAATTGCTCATTAAAAAATGGTGGATTTGGCTTTTAGCGGCGATTATTTTTGCCGGCTTTGGCTTTGCCTATTCTAGGATGGCTGCGTTTAGAACATACCACGCTAATGCGGTGCTGACAATTTCGCATAACTATAGCAATTTCGGTGATAACGACAAAAAGAATAGTGATGCCAATGCGCTTGATCTGACTCAGAGCGACATCCTTCTGCAGAATTCGATTCAAGCACTGATTAAGAATTCAGCGATTACAGATGACGCAAAAAAAACGGTTGCGTTTTCTTCGGGAGATGTGACAGTGACTTCGCCGGATAATAGCGTCTTAATGCATATCAGTGCGAGTGCTGCTAATAAGAGAAAAGCTGTCCGTATCGTGAACGCATTAGCTGCGTCGACAAAAAAAGTTCTTCCTCGGATCCTGCCCGCTGCCGGAAAAGTGATTGTTGCACAAAAGGCGACCAACACAGTCCGTGAGACAGGGCCTAGTACACGAAAGTTCACTTTGATAGGCGCTGCTTTGGGACTTGTTCTTTCTGGTGCTGTGCTTTTATGGAATGATATAAAGGATAAATTGAAGTAA
- a CDS encoding glycosyltransferase family 2 protein, whose protein sequence is MSKLFIENTENITVSAVVVTYNRLDLLKQSIAALQNQHSASLKHIIIVNGASTDGTKDWVLAEAKKDTKIFFVDLPKNVGGAGGFNQGVRAFIQQTNDDFVWLMDDDSLVTDDALDRLLEVWKLDPTAGMAASHDIWKDGTWANMNMAAPLFSDKIKVYYGDAPFVRIKHSTFVSTIISRMAVLKVGLPQKEYFIWGDDIEYTQRVTHFFPGFFVRNSIVVHASGKNPLPGDISGEKVRARLPRYLNEFRNRLCTSKRRHSLPKYIKTLGHNAYDFVKVLLTPGVKFRFAKLGIIIKGTWNGFFFNPPIEYGDPEYEYRAEVMEKIWK, encoded by the coding sequence ATGTCTAAATTATTTATTGAAAATACTGAGAACATAACCGTGAGCGCCGTGGTTGTTACGTATAATCGTTTGGATTTGCTAAAACAATCTATTGCCGCTTTGCAGAACCAGCATAGTGCGAGTCTGAAACACATTATTATTGTGAATGGCGCTTCAACAGACGGCACAAAAGATTGGGTCTTAGCAGAAGCAAAAAAAGACACCAAGATTTTTTTTGTTGATCTGCCAAAAAACGTGGGTGGCGCTGGCGGTTTTAATCAAGGCGTGCGTGCCTTTATTCAGCAGACCAATGATGATTTCGTCTGGCTGATGGATGATGACTCGCTGGTGACAGATGATGCCTTAGATCGGCTATTAGAAGTTTGGAAATTAGATCCCACAGCTGGTATGGCCGCCAGTCACGATATCTGGAAAGACGGGACTTGGGCTAATATGAACATGGCTGCACCCTTATTTTCCGATAAAATCAAGGTTTATTATGGGGATGCGCCTTTTGTCCGCATCAAACATTCGACTTTTGTCTCAACAATCATCTCTCGGATGGCGGTTCTCAAAGTTGGTTTGCCGCAAAAAGAATACTTTATTTGGGGGGATGACATTGAATATACCCAACGTGTAACGCACTTCTTCCCGGGTTTTTTTGTCCGCAATTCGATCGTGGTACATGCCAGCGGGAAGAATCCGTTGCCAGGAGATATTTCTGGTGAAAAGGTTAGAGCTCGTTTGCCTCGTTACCTGAATGAATTCAGAAATCGCCTTTGCACGTCCAAGCGCCGTCATTCACTACCGAAATACATAAAAACGCTGGGTCATAATGCCTATGATTTTGTCAAAGTGTTACTAACACCAGGCGTGAAGTTCCGTTTTGCGAAGTTGGGAATCATTATCAAAGGTACTTGGAATGGCTTCTTCTTTAATCCACCGATTGAGTATGGCGATCCTGAGTATGAGTATCGTGCCGAGGTGATGGAAAAAATATGGAAGTGA
- a CDS encoding lipopolysaccharide biosynthesis protein, giving the protein MDIIKKQLRHGIFFTAIGQYAGVVSNFFISIVLSRILGPSVYGVLNIMLVLLPFFQLITSLGVGPAIVQNKELNDRDYSSLFKILFAISLVAFVLFGALGIPFALIYRNPIYYQLSWFLAPLVLLSIVSIVPVAILQKRQDFKKLNFTGLFAYIIGGILGIAAAFGGWGIYALVISNLLPSLINFIFYFYFSGLKLLKGYDRGSFTKIRSFSGYQMVFGIFNYFAGNMDNLVIGKFFGQKDLGNYGKSFQLVVYPNNMFAGVIVPVMQPVLSNFESDIDTIKKIYHRVINVLMIAGIPLSVYLFANADLIIEFLFGPKWSGAIFPFRILALTTWIHMTTSTLGAIYQARNKTKELMNIGFFEFAITAIFIVFGVFTKSINGMALMMTIHYYIIFWVSFGYLSRRVLDDKLRSYIIMIFKPLVASLIGYLSILVPQIFGLDLRSVFWQLLLNSMLFWFFTIIPLFFMGEIKNLYHLFK; this is encoded by the coding sequence ATGGATATTATAAAAAAACAATTACGTCACGGCATTTTTTTTACAGCTATTGGCCAATATGCCGGTGTTGTGTCCAATTTTTTTATCAGCATTGTTTTATCTAGGATTTTAGGACCCAGTGTCTATGGTGTGTTAAACATCATGCTGGTGCTGCTGCCATTTTTTCAGTTGATCACGAGTTTGGGAGTTGGACCAGCTATTGTCCAAAATAAAGAATTAAACGATCGAGATTATTCTTCTTTATTTAAGATTTTATTTGCGATTTCACTTGTGGCGTTTGTTCTTTTCGGGGCTTTAGGTATTCCCTTTGCTTTGATATATCGAAATCCGATCTATTATCAGCTGAGTTGGTTTTTGGCACCTTTAGTTTTGTTATCGATTGTTTCAATTGTGCCAGTGGCTATTCTGCAAAAAAGACAAGATTTTAAAAAACTGAATTTCACCGGTTTATTTGCCTATATCATTGGCGGTATTTTAGGAATTGCCGCTGCTTTTGGTGGATGGGGTATATATGCCTTGGTAATTTCTAACCTTTTGCCATCTTTGATCAATTTTATCTTTTATTTTTATTTTTCAGGTTTGAAATTGCTAAAGGGTTATGACAGGGGCTCCTTTACAAAAATCAGATCTTTTTCTGGATATCAGATGGTTTTTGGTATCTTTAATTATTTCGCCGGAAACATGGACAACTTGGTCATCGGTAAATTTTTTGGACAGAAAGATTTAGGAAATTATGGTAAATCCTTTCAACTCGTTGTTTATCCCAACAATATGTTTGCTGGGGTAATTGTGCCTGTCATGCAACCGGTTCTTAGCAATTTTGAGTCGGATATTGATACGATCAAGAAAATATACCATCGTGTCATTAACGTTCTAATGATTGCTGGAATCCCACTATCTGTGTATTTGTTTGCGAATGCCGATTTAATCATTGAGTTTTTATTCGGGCCGAAATGGTCTGGCGCTATTTTTCCATTCCGTATACTGGCTTTAACGACTTGGATACATATGACAACTTCCACTTTAGGAGCGATTTACCAAGCGAGGAATAAAACCAAAGAGTTAATGAATATAGGATTCTTTGAATTTGCAATTACGGCTATTTTCATTGTTTTTGGTGTTTTTACAAAATCAATCAATGGTATGGCTTTGATGATGACGATTCACTATTACATCATTTTTTGGGTGTCTTTTGGGTACCTGTCGCGAAGAGTTTTAGATGATAAATTAAGGTCTTATATCATAATGATTTTCAAGCCATTAGTGGCTTCTTTAATCGGCTACTTGAGTATATTGGTACCTCAGATATTTGGTCTTGATTTGCGTTCTGTATTCTGGCAGCTGCTTTTAAATTCAATGTTATTTTGGTTCTTTACGATTATCCCTTTATTTTTTATGGGTGAGATCAAAAATTTGTATCATTTGTTTAAATAA
- a CDS encoding glycoside hydrolase family 73 protein, producing MRLKEETSLFKSVPRYLISFVFFFLLILVPTIFGFGASADTNVIPNTSVTQSVKQDNQADNTATSSDATNSTSTSPETAATSQPNVLGNTADANSSAASSSDSSDSSSTQQNAPQPGNLPSDNTANNSDTNETPAIPSKFKVGDIVQISASAVSESNGYNLIPHRNWVGKVLSISTVSNGSGYEYMVSFYDGEHNDHVLEQDLSGYSDPVFSVGEKVEIGSYAQNESNGYDLVPHRGWVGIIISQQPFSGSHSFWEYKINFQNGYENDYVLEQDLVPASWEPAAPTISGNDYHVNMSQTNSGSQNDQLLQTALYYASQHPGTNIQLPQGNYSMGAAGPQNLSSTAGNIILSSNTTINGNQTNLIVDGQSIWVGLATGLRAIDGVSNFTMSNLNVKAKDLVNGNFFIVMADHGNNWQVHDNSFTMVNTEGEHIFDLGGIQNSTFSNNKFIGYAPNLKKVARLDMNDGHDYYAEAIQLDASSNNHVWDADYISKIDSDSAEHNAQTQESNNVTISNNQFLPYLDDHGNVLAYSTGVGQHSTPVGNITVTGNLFVNPLVDWVETVWPGHHLAPIHFWSGYNSLNISNNTVIGVFPIPNASAQLVNNQRVVTGSVITAVKYGIRSDGSDDWYIDPNLRIRVTQAGNSLTIVPNSTGRFTFTVPVSWGWDVPNISLYAFSSSADPLNSSDIWQSSMENLALPVATGAKFQVGQQVQIQSFAGTETNGYSLVPRRGWVGTIVSRQPINYSHSQWEYRVTYANGNNNFYVAEQDLTASNWQPSQPAAFQVGTQVQVRSYAQTESNGYNLVPHRNWVGKVTAVRAMKDSNSQYEYSVTYANGQHNDHVLEQDLQTSQLLVGSVGVSSTQQQWLYSIVNDAVTAANTNDLYASIMLAQAILESGWGTSDLALSPNNNLFGIKANKSQFANGSVNLPTTEYDENGRPYTINADFNTYSSILNSFNDYVDKMVHGLSGESSNRYSNVARSIAGSYAQAAINIQQDGYATDPSYSHLLVSVIENYNLNVLDAN from the coding sequence ATGCGTTTAAAAGAAGAAACAAGTTTATTCAAATCAGTTCCAAGATATTTAATCTCATTTGTTTTCTTTTTTTTGTTGATCTTGGTTCCTACTATTTTCGGTTTTGGCGCGTCAGCCGACACCAATGTCATCCCCAATACCTCTGTTACTCAAAGTGTTAAACAAGATAATCAAGCTGATAATACTGCAACCAGTAGCGACGCGACAAACAGCACTAGCACCTCTCCTGAAACCGCTGCAACTAGTCAGCCAAACGTATTAGGAAACACCGCAGATGCTAATTCTTCTGCGGCGTCTTCATCGGACAGTAGTGATTCATCGAGTACTCAGCAGAACGCCCCTCAGCCTGGCAATTTACCGTCTGACAATACAGCAAATAATTCAGATACCAACGAGACACCTGCAATTCCATCGAAATTCAAAGTGGGGGACATTGTTCAAATCAGCGCATCTGCTGTTTCAGAATCTAACGGTTATAACCTGATTCCGCACCGGAATTGGGTGGGCAAAGTTTTATCTATTTCCACAGTATCGAATGGCTCTGGCTATGAGTATATGGTTTCTTTCTATGATGGCGAACATAACGATCATGTGTTAGAACAGGATTTATCTGGTTATTCGGATCCGGTTTTTTCTGTGGGTGAAAAAGTTGAAATCGGGTCTTATGCGCAGAATGAATCTAATGGCTATGATTTAGTCCCACATCGTGGTTGGGTCGGAATTATCATCAGCCAACAGCCATTCAGCGGCTCACACTCTTTTTGGGAATACAAAATTAATTTCCAAAATGGTTATGAAAATGATTATGTGTTAGAACAGGATCTTGTCCCCGCCAGTTGGGAGCCGGCAGCTCCAACTATTAGCGGCAACGATTATCACGTAAATATGAGTCAGACAAACAGTGGCAGCCAAAATGATCAGTTGCTGCAAACTGCCCTTTATTATGCTTCCCAACATCCAGGTACAAATATTCAGTTACCGCAAGGAAATTATTCTATGGGCGCAGCAGGGCCACAGAACCTCTCCTCTACTGCTGGAAATATTATTTTATCTTCTAATACCACGATTAATGGTAACCAAACCAATCTAATTGTTGATGGCCAGTCAATTTGGGTAGGTTTGGCTACCGGTCTTAGAGCCATTGATGGTGTTTCAAATTTTACCATGTCAAATTTGAATGTGAAAGCTAAGGATTTGGTCAATGGCAATTTCTTCATCGTGATGGCTGATCATGGTAATAATTGGCAAGTTCATGACAATAGTTTTACGATGGTGAATACTGAAGGCGAACATATTTTTGATCTTGGCGGCATTCAAAATTCGACTTTTTCAAATAATAAATTTATTGGTTATGCACCAAATCTTAAAAAAGTAGCTAGGCTGGATATGAATGACGGCCATGATTATTATGCTGAGGCTATCCAATTGGATGCTTCTTCTAATAATCATGTCTGGGATGCTGATTATATTTCTAAAATTGATTCAGACAGCGCAGAGCATAATGCTCAGACGCAAGAATCAAATAACGTCACTATTTCCAATAACCAATTCCTGCCTTATTTAGATGATCATGGTAATGTTTTGGCTTATTCTACAGGGGTTGGTCAGCATTCCACGCCTGTTGGAAATATAACGGTCACAGGCAACCTGTTTGTTAACCCACTCGTTGATTGGGTAGAAACGGTTTGGCCTGGTCATCATCTGGCACCAATACATTTTTGGTCTGGATATAACAGTCTCAACATATCAAATAACACCGTTATTGGTGTATTTCCTATTCCTAATGCAAGCGCACAGTTGGTCAATAATCAAAGAGTGGTTACCGGTAGTGTTATTACTGCCGTTAAATATGGCATTCGATCTGACGGGAGTGATGATTGGTATATCGATCCCAACCTCAGGATTAGAGTAACGCAGGCCGGGAACTCGCTTACCATAGTTCCCAATTCAACTGGTAGATTTACATTTACCGTGCCAGTTTCTTGGGGCTGGGATGTGCCTAATATTTCCCTATATGCCTTTTCTAGTTCAGCCGATCCATTGAATAGTAGTGACATATGGCAAAGTTCTATGGAAAATCTTGCATTACCAGTTGCTACTGGTGCTAAGTTCCAAGTAGGACAGCAAGTGCAGATTCAAAGCTTTGCAGGTACCGAAACCAACGGTTATAGTTTGGTTCCCCGCCGTGGTTGGGTAGGGACCATTGTTAGCCGGCAACCAATCAATTATTCCCATTCTCAGTGGGAGTACCGGGTTACTTATGCCAACGGCAATAATAATTTCTATGTCGCCGAACAGGATCTGACGGCTTCTAATTGGCAGCCAAGCCAGCCAGCTGCTTTTCAAGTTGGCACTCAGGTACAAGTCCGTTCCTATGCCCAGACAGAATCTAATGGCTATAATCTGGTGCCACACCGTAACTGGGTGGGGAAGGTCACGGCTGTCAGAGCCATGAAGGACTCTAATTCTCAATACGAATACTCAGTTACTTATGCCAACGGCCAGCATAATGATCATGTCCTAGAACAAGACCTGCAGACTAGCCAGCTTCTTGTGGGTTCAGTAGGAGTTAGTTCAACACAGCAGCAGTGGCTTTATAGCATCGTTAATGATGCAGTTACAGCAGCAAATACCAATGATTTATATGCTTCGATCATGCTTGCTCAGGCAATTTTAGAGTCTGGTTGGGGAACGAGCGATCTAGCTTTGAGTCCGAACAATAATTTATTTGGCATCAAAGCAAACAAATCACAATTTGCCAACGGGTCTGTCAATCTACCAACAACTGAGTATGATGAAAACGGTCGTCCATATACAATAAATGCTGATTTCAATACCTACTCGAGTATTTTAAATTCATTTAACGACTATGTGGACAAAATGGTACATGGCCTGTCCGGCGAATCAAGCAATCGATATAGTAATGTGGCTCGGAGTATTGCCGGAAGTTACGCACAAGCGGCCATTAATATTCAGCAAGATGGTTACGCGACTGATCCATCTTATTCACATTTGTTGGTGTCGGTCATTGAAAATTACAATTTAAATGTTCTGGATGCTAATTAA
- a CDS encoding LCP family protein, protein MKKWIIGFCSLLLAAVLVVVGIGGYALWRTNGAIQKMQQPTKTIKKADRVETLTKDSKPIAILLLGTDTGALDRNYKGRTDSMMVAVINPQKQQTLLMSLQRDTPIYVNGQMVKLNAAYAYGSADSSIQQVEKLTGIKLNGYALINMGGLESIVNSLGGVSVTSNLTFTEFGHSFINGTTYNMQGDQLLAYVRERHFDLPNGDYGRQMRQQQVIKAILAKAVSNPTTIFNQRFFNTVSANVLTDMSFGGFKNLALNYRHALNNIQSDQMRGTGAMINGQSMQLMSQAEKDRVHNELENALQ, encoded by the coding sequence ATGAAAAAATGGATAATTGGATTTTGTTCACTGCTGCTGGCCGCTGTGTTAGTCGTCGTTGGTATCGGCGGTTACGCTTTATGGCGGACTAACGGTGCCATTCAAAAGATGCAGCAGCCGACTAAGACGATTAAAAAAGCCGACCGGGTAGAGACGCTGACTAAAGACAGCAAGCCGATTGCCATTCTGTTATTGGGCACCGATACCGGCGCTTTGGACCGGAACTATAAGGGCCGCACCGATTCCATGATGGTGGCTGTGATCAATCCGCAAAAGCAGCAGACCTTACTGATGAGCCTGCAGCGCGATACGCCGATTTATGTCAATGGCCAGATGGTCAAACTCAATGCGGCCTATGCGTATGGCTCAGCTGATTCCTCGATTCAGCAGGTTGAAAAGCTAACCGGCATCAAATTAAATGGTTATGCTTTGATCAACATGGGCGGCCTAGAGTCCATCGTGAATTCTCTGGGCGGTGTGTCTGTAACCTCGAATCTGACCTTTACCGAATTCGGCCATTCCTTTATTAATGGCACCACCTACAATATGCAAGGTGATCAGCTGTTAGCTTATGTGCGTGAACGCCATTTTGATCTGCCTAACGGCGACTACGGCCGCCAGATGCGCCAGCAACAGGTGATCAAGGCCATCTTAGCTAAAGCCGTTTCTAATCCGACAACCATTTTCAATCAGCGTTTTTTCAATACTGTCTCAGCTAATGTTCTGACGGACATGTCCTTTGGCGGCTTTAAGAACCTGGCTTTGAATTACCGCCATGCGCTCAACAATATTCAATCTGATCAGATGCGCGGGACTGGTGCTATGATCAATGGCCAATCCATGCAGCTTATGAGTCAGGCTGAAAAAGACCGTGTGCATAATGAATTGGAGAATGCCTTACAATGA
- the cdd gene encoding cytidine deaminase gives MTDYLPEYDQLKQMADEELDRAYIPYSHFPVGAALLTSDGQIFQGCNIENAAFGSTMCAERTAIFSAVAAGHQKFEALVVSGKTNGAIAPCGACRQVMAEWFEKDMPIFLTNTHGKVLQTDLAHLLPDSFIELT, from the coding sequence ATGACAGACTATTTGCCTGAATACGATCAATTAAAACAAATGGCTGACGAAGAGCTGGACAGAGCCTATATTCCTTATAGCCATTTTCCAGTGGGTGCGGCGCTATTAACTAGCGATGGCCAGATTTTTCAAGGGTGCAACATTGAAAATGCGGCTTTCGGTTCTACAATGTGTGCTGAACGCACGGCCATTTTTTCAGCCGTTGCGGCTGGGCACCAGAAATTTGAAGCTTTGGTTGTTTCAGGCAAGACAAATGGCGCTATCGCACCTTGTGGAGCTTGTCGCCAAGTGATGGCAGAGTGGTTTGAGAAAGATATGCCGATTTTTTTGACGAACACACACGGAAAGGTTTTGCAGACTGATTTAGCCCATCTATTGCCTGACTCTTTTATCGAGCTGACCTAA